Proteins from a single region of Limosilactobacillus fermentum:
- the nrdE gene encoding class 1b ribonucleoside-diphosphate reductase subunit alpha, with translation MALSEIDMTKVKYFDLNNEINIPKDGQIQLNLDQEALDDFIKENVEPNTKKFSSVMERLNWLIENDYLEEDFIRQYTPAFLDRLYQYLKEQDFHFHSFMAAYKFYAQYAMRTNDKEYYLENYIDRVAMNALYLANGDEQLAMDLADELIHQRYQPATPTFLNVGRKRRGEFVSCFEIQATDDMNTIGQTINSALQLSKIGGGVGINLNNLREAGAPIKKIKGAASGVVPVMKLLEDAFSYSNQLGQRQGAGVVYLSVFHPDIIDFLGAKKENADEKVRLKTLSLGVTVPDKFYQLVEEDAPMYLFSPYDVERIYGKPFSYVDITKEYDNLVANPEITKKKVNARELEDEISKLQQESGYPYIVNVDTVNKANPIEGTIVMSNLCSEIAQVQIPSRVNDDQTYETLGTDVSCNLGSTNIANLMETPDLGRSVRAMMRGLTHISDAESLTVVPSIKHGNDLFHSVGLGAMGLHGFLAKHHIMYGSPVALEFTSVYFMLLNYWTLVASNEIAQEKGENFANFERSAYADGSYFDKYLTKDWGPKSAAVKELFAGFFIPTPDDWQELKQRVQESGLYNAYRLAVAPNGSTSYIGDSTSSLHPIINRIEERQEKMIGKVYYPAPYLSNDTMPYYRSAYDTDMRSVIDTYAAAQEHVDQSLSMTLFMRSTIPAGMYEWKDGRTEKMTTRDLNILRHYAHQKGIKSIYYIRTFTDDNEEVGANQCESCVI, from the coding sequence ATGGCTCTTTCAGAAATTGATATGACCAAGGTGAAGTACTTCGACCTAAACAACGAGATCAACATCCCCAAGGATGGTCAAATCCAGTTGAACCTCGATCAAGAAGCCCTAGACGACTTTATTAAGGAAAACGTGGAACCAAACACCAAGAAGTTCTCCTCCGTAATGGAACGGCTAAACTGGTTAATCGAAAACGACTACCTCGAAGAAGACTTTATTCGCCAATATACGCCCGCCTTTTTAGATCGACTCTACCAATACTTAAAGGAACAAGACTTCCACTTCCACTCCTTTATGGCCGCCTACAAATTTTACGCCCAATACGCCATGCGGACCAACGACAAGGAATACTACCTGGAAAACTACATCGACCGGGTGGCTATGAACGCCTTGTACCTAGCCAACGGGGACGAACAACTGGCCATGGACCTGGCTGATGAGTTAATCCACCAACGCTACCAACCGGCCACGCCAACCTTCTTAAACGTTGGTCGCAAGCGGCGCGGGGAATTCGTTTCCTGCTTTGAAATCCAAGCTACCGATGACATGAACACGATCGGGCAGACGATCAACTCCGCTTTGCAACTATCCAAGATCGGTGGCGGGGTCGGCATCAACTTAAATAACCTCCGCGAAGCCGGCGCCCCAATCAAGAAGATCAAGGGGGCCGCTTCCGGGGTTGTCCCGGTCATGAAGCTCTTAGAAGACGCCTTTTCATACTCCAACCAACTGGGGCAGCGCCAAGGAGCGGGGGTTGTTTACCTCTCCGTCTTCCACCCCGACATCATTGACTTTTTGGGGGCCAAAAAGGAAAACGCCGACGAAAAGGTTCGCTTAAAGACCCTTTCCCTGGGGGTAACGGTGCCGGACAAGTTCTACCAGTTAGTGGAAGAAGACGCCCCAATGTACCTCTTCTCCCCGTACGACGTGGAACGAATCTACGGTAAGCCCTTCTCTTACGTTGACATCACCAAGGAATACGACAACCTGGTTGCTAACCCTGAAATCACCAAGAAGAAGGTCAACGCCCGTGAGTTGGAAGACGAAATCTCCAAGTTACAACAAGAATCTGGCTACCCATACATTGTTAACGTCGATACGGTTAACAAGGCCAACCCAATTGAAGGAACAATCGTAATGTCTAACCTCTGTTCCGAAATTGCCCAAGTTCAGATTCCGTCCCGGGTCAACGATGACCAAACCTACGAAACCCTCGGCACCGACGTTTCTTGTAACCTCGGTTCCACAAACATCGCTAACCTGATGGAAACACCAGACCTCGGACGCTCCGTTCGGGCGATGATGCGTGGTCTGACCCACATTTCCGATGCTGAAAGCTTAACCGTAGTCCCATCCATCAAGCACGGCAACGACCTTTTCCACTCGGTTGGGTTAGGAGCGATGGGGCTACACGGCTTCTTAGCTAAGCACCACATCATGTACGGTTCTCCGGTTGCCCTTGAGTTCACCAGCGTTTACTTCATGCTTTTAAACTACTGGACCTTAGTGGCTTCTAACGAAATCGCCCAGGAAAAGGGTGAAAACTTTGCCAACTTCGAACGGTCTGCCTACGCTGACGGTTCCTACTTTGACAAGTACCTGACTAAGGACTGGGGGCCAAAGTCCGCCGCCGTTAAGGAACTCTTTGCCGGCTTCTTTATCCCAACCCCAGACGACTGGCAAGAACTCAAGCAACGGGTTCAAGAATCCGGTCTCTACAATGCCTACCGCCTCGCCGTGGCACCGAACGGCTCGACCTCTTACATTGGGGACTCCACGTCTAGCCTACACCCCATCATCAACCGGATCGAAGAACGGCAAGAAAAGATGATTGGTAAGGTCTACTACCCGGCCCCATACCTATCCAACGACACGATGCCGTACTACCGCTCCGCTTACGATACGGACATGCGTAGCGTCATTGATACCTACGCCGCCGCCCAGGAACACGTCGACCAGTCCCTGTCGATGACCCTGTTCATGCGCTCGACCATTCCAGCCGGCATGTACGAATGGAAGGACGGGCGGACGGAAAAGATGACCACCCGCGACCTAAACATCCTTCGTCACTACGCCCACCAAAAGGGCATTAAGTCGATTTACTACATCCGGACCTTCACGGATGATAACGAAGAAGTCGGCGCCAACCAATGTGAATCTTGCGTAATTTAA
- the tadA gene encoding tRNA adenosine(34) deaminase TadA, with protein sequence MEEKITERGYMKEAFKEANQAALLGEVPIGAVVVYKGKIIGRGHNMREKFQDATYHAEVLAIMEACQALGSWRLEECDLYVTLEPCIMCSGAIINSRIKRVFFAAPDEKAGAVSSLYHLLEDTRLNHQVEVHQGLMQEEASQMLKEFFRAIRKRQKTAKKKRRQEENAAQKAGQ encoded by the coding sequence ATGGAAGAAAAAATAACGGAGCGTGGTTATATGAAGGAGGCCTTCAAGGAGGCTAACCAAGCGGCCTTGCTGGGCGAAGTTCCAATTGGGGCGGTCGTCGTTTATAAGGGGAAAATTATCGGACGAGGACACAACATGCGGGAAAAATTCCAAGATGCCACCTACCACGCCGAAGTATTAGCAATCATGGAGGCCTGCCAAGCGTTGGGTTCGTGGCGACTAGAAGAATGTGATCTTTACGTCACCCTTGAACCGTGCATCATGTGTTCCGGGGCGATCATCAATTCACGGATTAAACGAGTCTTTTTTGCGGCCCCGGATGAAAAGGCGGGGGCGGTATCCTCCCTTTACCACCTATTAGAAGATACCCGCTTGAACCACCAAGTTGAAGTTCACCAGGGCCTAATGCAAGAAGAAGCCAGTCAAATGCTCAAGGAGTTCTTTCGGGCGATCCGTAAGCGGCAAAAGACGGCGAAGAAAAAACGGCGCCAGGAAGAAAATGCGGCTCAAAAGGCTGGTCAGTGA
- the dnaX gene encoding DNA polymerase III subunit gamma/tau encodes MSYQALYRVWRPQRFSDLVGQQIVSTTLKNAIITKKISHAYLFAGPRGTGKTSAAKIFAKAVNCHHQTDGEPCNECELCQAITAGQLNDVIEIDAASNNGVEQIRDIRDKVKYAPTQADYKVYIIDEVHMLSTGAFNALLKTLEEPPANVIFILATTEPHKIPLTIISRVQRFDFRRISAKDAFERMKYILDQKKVAYQEDALWVIANAAEGGMRDALSILDQALSFGDEQVTIDDALLVTGSVTKQLVQEYFLQVAKGDSAPALETLTKITGAGKDGQRFIEDLISFIRDVLLYQESPSLIDLPATGLRKEDFDQLSGAAGSTALYQMIDTLNDIQQEMRFTTHPDVYLEVLTVRLCQIRGDERTQPGADQAELTQLRQAVAALQQEVNQLRQTPPAEVKTPAPRPSRSTSNKQALRINLAQVNLILTNATRPELENLKGLWGDMLSLLDNAQSSLINNSEPVAASPAGVVVSFDNNFLFEQANGGNLGNAMGAALQQLTGSERQVVFVPKDKWPQMRQDFLVENGYLKKGTAKKEAPKATDPVVSQAEKLFGPDAIEVKND; translated from the coding sequence ATGAGTTATCAGGCGCTCTACCGGGTTTGGCGACCCCAGCGGTTTAGTGACCTCGTTGGTCAGCAGATCGTTTCGACCACCTTAAAAAACGCCATCATCACCAAAAAAATTAGTCACGCCTACCTCTTTGCCGGTCCACGGGGAACGGGGAAGACATCGGCGGCGAAAATTTTTGCCAAGGCGGTAAACTGCCACCACCAAACGGATGGGGAACCCTGCAACGAGTGCGAACTCTGCCAAGCAATCACGGCGGGGCAACTAAATGACGTAATTGAAATCGACGCCGCTTCCAATAACGGGGTTGAGCAGATCCGTGACATTAGAGATAAGGTCAAGTACGCCCCCACCCAGGCTGACTATAAGGTTTATATCATTGACGAAGTCCACATGTTATCGACCGGGGCCTTCAACGCCCTCTTGAAAACCTTGGAGGAACCGCCAGCCAACGTGATCTTTATTTTGGCTACTACGGAACCGCACAAGATCCCGCTGACGATCATTTCCCGGGTTCAGCGCTTTGATTTTAGACGAATTAGCGCAAAGGACGCCTTTGAGCGGATGAAATACATCCTGGATCAAAAAAAGGTCGCCTACCAAGAGGACGCCCTATGGGTGATTGCCAACGCCGCTGAGGGGGGGATGCGGGACGCCTTAAGTATTCTCGACCAGGCACTGTCCTTTGGCGATGAGCAGGTGACCATTGATGACGCCTTATTGGTGACCGGGAGTGTGACCAAGCAGCTGGTGCAGGAATATTTCCTGCAAGTAGCCAAGGGTGATAGCGCCCCGGCCTTAGAGACCCTTACTAAGATCACCGGGGCGGGCAAGGACGGTCAGCGTTTCATTGAGGACCTGATCTCCTTTATTCGCGACGTCCTCTTGTACCAGGAATCACCAAGTTTGATTGACCTGCCGGCGACGGGCCTGCGTAAGGAAGATTTTGATCAACTGAGCGGCGCCGCAGGTTCGACGGCTCTGTATCAAATGATCGATACCCTAAACGATATCCAACAGGAGATGCGCTTTACGACGCACCCGGACGTCTACCTAGAAGTGTTAACCGTCCGGTTGTGCCAGATTAGAGGGGACGAAAGAACCCAGCCAGGTGCTGACCAAGCGGAACTTACGCAGCTTCGCCAGGCGGTAGCTGCCTTACAACAAGAGGTTAATCAGCTACGCCAAACCCCACCAGCAGAGGTGAAAACACCGGCGCCAAGGCCGAGCCGGTCGACTAGCAATAAACAGGCGTTGCGGATTAACTTAGCCCAGGTTAACTTGATCTTGACCAACGCAACCCGGCCTGAGTTAGAGAATTTAAAGGGCCTGTGGGGAGACATGCTTTCCTTATTAGATAACGCTCAGAGCTCGTTGATCAATAATTCTGAGCCGGTGGCTGCCAGTCCGGCGGGGGTCGTGGTATCCTTTGATAATAACTTCCTCTTTGAACAGGCCAACGGGGGCAACCTAGGTAACGCAATGGGGGCGGCCCTACAACAGTTGACCGGTAGCGAACGCCAAGTGGTCTTCGTGCCTAAGGACAAGTGGCCCCAAATGCGCCAAGACTTCTTAGTGGAAAATGGTTACTTAAAAAAGGGAACCGCTAAAAAGGAGGCCCCCAAGGCAACTGATCCGGTAGTCAGTCAGGCCGAAAAGTTGTTTGGCCCGGACGCAATTGAAGTAAAAAACGATTAA
- a CDS encoding cyclic-di-AMP receptor: MKMIMAIVQPKDSNRLRDAFNDAKIGATKLSSTGGFLREGNTTFLIGVADDRVDDVLEIIKKNAESREQYMTPPTHMDNGAGAMPINVQVGGATVFVLPVEQFLHF; encoded by the coding sequence ATGAAGATGATTATGGCCATTGTGCAACCAAAAGACAGCAACCGCCTTCGCGACGCCTTTAACGACGCCAAGATTGGCGCCACCAAACTTTCGAGTACCGGGGGCTTTTTGCGGGAAGGGAACACGACCTTTTTGATTGGGGTCGCCGACGATCGTGTTGACGATGTCTTAGAGATCATCAAGAAAAACGCCGAGTCCCGGGAGCAATACATGACGCCGCCTACCCACATGGATAACGGGGCGGGCGCCATGCCAATTAACGTGCAAGTCGGGGGCGCGACCGTCTTCGTCTTACCGGTTGAGCAGTTCTTACACTTCTAG
- the tmk gene encoding dTMP kinase yields the protein MSGRFISFEGPDGAGKTSVLTAIRTGLVNQLGDQVVYTREPGGNPIAEQVRAVLLDKQNGAMDDWTEALLYAASRRQHVVETLKPALEAGKLILCDRYLDSSIAYQGGGRELGIDRIWELNQYAIDGLLPDLTIFLDLPVETGLARIEKGRAETINRLDEQTTNFHRRVRQAYLTLAERFPERIVKVNADQELARVIEDVRSAIHARYADLFTN from the coding sequence ATGAGCGGACGATTTATTAGTTTTGAGGGGCCAGACGGGGCCGGGAAGACAAGTGTCTTAACCGCGATCCGGACGGGCCTAGTTAACCAGTTGGGTGATCAAGTTGTCTATACCCGTGAACCCGGGGGAAACCCAATCGCCGAACAAGTACGGGCGGTCTTGTTAGATAAGCAAAACGGGGCGATGGATGACTGGACGGAGGCCTTATTATACGCGGCTTCCCGGCGCCAACACGTGGTTGAAACCCTTAAACCGGCACTTGAAGCGGGGAAGCTAATTTTGTGCGACCGCTACTTGGATAGTTCAATTGCCTACCAGGGTGGGGGACGTGAGTTAGGGATCGACCGAATCTGGGAGTTAAACCAGTACGCCATTGACGGTCTCTTGCCGGACCTAACCATTTTTTTGGACCTCCCCGTGGAAACCGGGTTAGCCCGGATTGAAAAGGGACGGGCGGAGACAATTAACCGCTTGGATGAGCAAACCACCAACTTCCACCGGCGGGTCCGTCAGGCCTACTTAACCCTGGCCGAGCGCTTCCCAGAACGAATTGTGAAGGTAAACGCCGATCAGGAATTAGCGCGGGTAATTGAAGACGTACGAAGCGCAATTCACGCACGTTACGCAGACCTATTTACCAACTAA
- the holB gene encoding DNA polymerase III subunit delta': MERELTATALQPEITARFASLIERGTLAHAYLLVGNVNMGTVALATEVALRLFCPHQDDQGHPDRTCPECQRVLSGNHPDVVVARPEGRQIKVDQVRYLKAEFSKTGVEGEKKVFIIEGAETLTGSAANSLLKFIEEPGPGVYIFLLTPNKNAVLQTVQSRCQVIELRPLPSEMVKEQLQEAGVPEYLGPLAAGLGLSAKQGASLMEDDWLPTSVKLVFDWFKEVASGDPLSFVDVQTGFLKQGSDRAKQLVLLDLVTMVWRDALLLKNRVTEPERLHFRQWQAEVAQLIMPSSAQQVLVASELTLEGRHLLDQNISFQNVVEQLTLRLLLVMKGDFSEERGSNRE, from the coding sequence ATGGAGCGTGAGCTAACCGCCACCGCACTACAACCTGAAATCACGGCGCGCTTTGCCAGCCTAATTGAGCGGGGGACGCTGGCTCACGCCTACCTCCTAGTGGGCAACGTCAACATGGGAACGGTCGCGTTAGCAACGGAGGTCGCATTACGCTTGTTTTGCCCCCATCAAGACGACCAGGGGCATCCCGATCGGACGTGCCCAGAGTGCCAGCGGGTTCTTTCGGGGAACCACCCGGACGTGGTGGTTGCCCGTCCCGAGGGGCGTCAGATTAAGGTTGATCAGGTCCGCTATCTAAAGGCTGAATTTTCCAAAACCGGGGTTGAAGGGGAGAAAAAGGTGTTCATCATCGAGGGGGCCGAAACCTTAACCGGCTCGGCTGCTAACTCCTTATTGAAATTTATCGAAGAACCCGGACCGGGGGTCTACATCTTTTTGTTAACTCCTAACAAAAATGCCGTTTTGCAGACGGTTCAATCCCGGTGCCAAGTAATCGAATTACGCCCCTTGCCAAGTGAAATGGTTAAAGAGCAGCTGCAAGAGGCGGGGGTACCAGAATACCTGGGCCCCCTGGCCGCGGGGCTGGGACTAAGCGCCAAGCAGGGGGCCTCTTTGATGGAAGACGACTGGCTCCCCACCAGCGTGAAACTAGTTTTCGACTGGTTTAAGGAGGTAGCTAGTGGCGATCCGCTCAGCTTTGTGGACGTCCAAACTGGTTTTTTAAAGCAGGGTAGCGACCGGGCAAAGCAACTAGTCTTGTTGGACCTAGTGACGATGGTTTGGCGCGACGCCCTCTTGTTAAAGAACCGGGTGACCGAACCAGAGCGGCTTCACTTTCGTCAGTGGCAAGCAGAAGTGGCCCAACTGATCATGCCAAGTTCGGCCCAGCAAGTTCTCGTGGCCAGTGAACTAACCTTAGAGGGGCGCCACTTGCTTGATCAAAACATAAGCTTTCAAAATGTGGTGGAGCAATTAACGCTCCGCCTCCTCTTGGTGATGAAGGGTGACTTTAGTGAGGAAAGGGGCAGCAACCGTGAGTGA
- a CDS encoding DNA replication initiation control protein YabA, with amino-acid sequence MSEHLDKGNLYDRLNQAIQQTRELVVSMEGLQKMMTQVLEENAALSIENDHLRRLLESQSQKDAGGLTASQKKLQKIYEEGFHICHEYYGKRRDDECLFCQSALNPRKKGK; translated from the coding sequence GTGAGTGAACACCTTGATAAGGGCAACCTGTATGATCGCTTGAACCAGGCCATTCAGCAGACCAGGGAACTAGTGGTCAGCATGGAGGGGTTGCAAAAGATGATGACGCAGGTATTAGAAGAAAACGCCGCCTTGTCAATTGAAAATGACCACCTAAGGCGCCTATTGGAATCACAGAGCCAAAAGGATGCCGGTGGGCTGACGGCTTCACAAAAGAAGCTCCAAAAGATCTACGAGGAGGGCTTTCACATCTGTCACGAATACTACGGAAAGCGTCGCGATGATGAGTGCCTCTTTTGTCAATCGGCGTTAAACCCGCGTAAGAAAGGAAAATAG
- a CDS encoding YbaB/EbfC family nucleoid-associated protein: MMRGMNMQKMMKQAQKMQKQMMAEQEELAAMEFVGQAPDEMVTATLTGDKKLKDLKINPEAVDPDDVDMLSDLIVAAVNDGLDKVEQATQAKMGKYTRGLGM; the protein is encoded by the coding sequence ATGATGCGCGGAATGAACATGCAAAAGATGATGAAGCAAGCCCAAAAAATGCAAAAGCAAATGATGGCCGAACAAGAAGAATTAGCGGCCATGGAATTTGTTGGCCAAGCGCCGGACGAAATGGTAACGGCGACTTTAACCGGGGACAAGAAGCTCAAGGATTTGAAGATTAACCCAGAGGCGGTGGACCCAGATGACGTGGATATGTTAAGCGACTTAATCGTAGCGGCGGTTAACGATGGCTTAGACAAGGTTGAACAGGCCACCCAAGCTAAGATGGGTAAGTACACCCGCGGGTTAGGAATGTAA
- a CDS encoding YaaL family protein: MFFKRPQHQVEQEGNQRLLNLIYQTKASWDHAKETEQAVYESHVNNELKERTKLQERKYLYLYERARKRGLHGKTNAGVIMQ; encoded by the coding sequence ATGTTTTTCAAACGACCACAACATCAAGTTGAACAGGAAGGTAACCAACGCTTGTTAAACTTGATTTACCAAACCAAGGCCAGCTGGGATCACGCAAAGGAAACGGAGCAAGCTGTTTACGAAAGCCATGTTAATAACGAGCTCAAGGAGCGAACTAAGCTGCAAGAGCGTAAGTACTTATACTTGTACGAACGGGCACGTAAGCGAGGCTTGCACGGTAAGACCAACGCTGGTGTAATTATGCAATAA
- the nrdF gene encoding class 1b ribonucleoside-diphosphate reductase subunit beta, translating to MAIKNYKAINWNQVSDMIDKATWEKLTEQFWLDTRIPVSNDLDDWRELDDDHKWTVGHVFGGLTLLDTLQSEAGLTALKQDVKTPHETAVLNNIQFMESVHAKSYSTIFSTLNTPDEIDEIFSWSDSEEYLQNKAVKIGNLYLDAQEDPLKKKVANVFLETFLFYSGFYTPLYYLGHNKLNNVAEIIKLILRDESVHGTYIGYKFQVGMNQLTEKQQQDMKRWMYDFLYELYDNEEKYTHVLYDQIGWTDDVLVFIRYNANKALMNLGQDPLFPDTASDVNPVVMNGISTTTSNHDFFSQVGNGYRLGAVEAMSDSDYHVADPNAGKDINAKD from the coding sequence ATGGCAATTAAGAATTATAAAGCAATCAATTGGAACCAAGTGTCCGATATGATTGACAAGGCGACCTGGGAGAAGTTGACGGAACAATTCTGGCTAGACACCCGGATCCCGGTTTCAAACGACCTGGATGACTGGCGCGAATTAGACGACGACCACAAGTGGACGGTTGGCCACGTCTTCGGTGGCTTGACCCTGCTGGATACCTTGCAATCAGAAGCTGGGCTGACCGCTTTGAAACAAGACGTTAAGACCCCTCACGAAACGGCGGTCTTAAACAACATCCAATTCATGGAATCCGTTCACGCCAAGTCTTACTCAACGATTTTCTCCACCTTAAACACGCCAGACGAAATCGATGAAATCTTCTCATGGTCCGATAGTGAAGAATACCTGCAAAACAAGGCCGTTAAAATTGGTAACCTCTACTTGGACGCCCAAGAAGACCCGCTGAAGAAAAAGGTGGCTAACGTCTTTTTGGAAACCTTCTTATTCTACTCCGGCTTCTACACCCCGCTGTACTACTTGGGGCACAACAAGCTTAACAACGTTGCTGAAATCATCAAGTTGATTTTGCGGGACGAATCCGTCCACGGCACTTACATTGGCTACAAGTTCCAAGTTGGCATGAACCAACTGACCGAAAAGCAACAACAAGACATGAAGCGTTGGATGTACGACTTCTTGTACGAACTTTACGACAACGAAGAGAAGTACACTCACGTCTTATACGACCAAATCGGCTGGACCGATGACGTCTTGGTCTTCATCCGCTACAACGCTAACAAGGCCTTAATGAACCTTGGTCAAGACCCACTCTTCCCTGACACGGCTTCCGATGTCAACCCAGTGGTCATGAACGGGATCTCCACGACCACGTCCAACCACGACTTCTTCAGCCAAGTTGGGAATGGTTACCGCTTGGGGGCCGTTGAAGCAATGAGCGACAGCGACTACCACGTGGCCGACCCGAACGCCGGCAAGGACATTAACGCTAAGGACTAA
- the rsmI gene encoding 16S rRNA (cytidine(1402)-2'-O)-methyltransferase: MQRQASFQATETGRLYLVPTPIGNLDDMTFRAIKVLKEVDLICAEDTRHTRQLLNHFEITTKAISFHEHNTEQRLPELVARLKQGENLAQCSDAGMPSISDPGKELVAACVKEGIPVVPLPGANAALTALIASGLSPQPFYFYGFLERKHQQQVTELTALRNRGETMIFYEAPHRLAKTLTTMAEVFGEERQAVLARELTKRYEEFERGSLAELVAWAKEGVRGEFVVMVAGNDHPQEDEQRPSGTPLEQIQSAVDGGQSPNAAIKQVAKRLGLNRQDLYKQYHQL; the protein is encoded by the coding sequence ATGCAAAGACAGGCAAGTTTTCAAGCAACCGAAACGGGGCGGCTGTACTTAGTACCCACTCCCATTGGTAACTTAGACGACATGACCTTCCGGGCGATTAAGGTGCTAAAAGAGGTTGACCTGATTTGTGCCGAGGATACCCGCCACACCCGGCAGCTACTAAACCACTTTGAGATTACCACCAAGGCGATTAGCTTTCACGAACACAACACTGAACAGCGGCTGCCAGAGCTGGTGGCCCGCTTAAAGCAAGGGGAAAACTTGGCCCAGTGCAGTGACGCTGGGATGCCATCGATTTCAGACCCCGGCAAGGAGCTAGTGGCGGCCTGCGTTAAAGAAGGGATTCCGGTGGTCCCCCTCCCCGGGGCCAACGCCGCGCTCACCGCTTTGATTGCTTCAGGACTTTCCCCCCAGCCCTTCTACTTTTACGGTTTCTTGGAGCGCAAGCACCAGCAACAGGTGACAGAATTAACGGCCTTAAGGAACCGGGGCGAGACGATGATTTTTTACGAGGCGCCCCACCGGTTGGCTAAAACCTTAACCACGATGGCTGAGGTTTTTGGAGAGGAGCGCCAAGCCGTTTTGGCCCGGGAATTGACCAAGCGCTACGAAGAGTTTGAGCGGGGCAGCCTAGCGGAACTCGTGGCGTGGGCAAAAGAAGGGGTCCGGGGCGAGTTTGTGGTGATGGTGGCCGGCAATGACCACCCCCAAGAAGATGAACAACGCCCCTCGGGAACGCCCTTAGAACAAATTCAATCCGCCGTGGATGGCGGTCAAAGTCCTAACGCCGCGATTAAGCAGGTCGCCAAACGGCTCGGCTTGAACCGTCAGGACTTGTATAAGCAGTACCACCAATTATAG
- the nrdH gene encoding glutaredoxin-like protein NrdH produces MVTVFSKNNCIQCKMTKRFLEEHNVAFIEHNIDEQPEFIENLKAEGFLATPVVKLPDGNAFTGFRPDRLSALA; encoded by the coding sequence ATGGTAACCGTCTTTTCCAAGAATAATTGCATTCAATGCAAAATGACCAAGCGTTTCTTAGAGGAACACAATGTAGCGTTCATTGAACACAACATCGATGAACAACCTGAATTCATCGAAAACTTAAAGGCAGAAGGCTTTTTGGCAACCCCCGTCGTTAAACTTCCCGACGGTAACGCCTTCACCGGTTTTCGACCGGATCGCCTTTCAGCCTTGGCCTAA
- the recR gene encoding recombination mediator RecR produces the protein MQYPEPIARLIDSYMKLPGIGEKSATRLAFYTLGMSDADVDNFAKSLRAVKRDLHYCSVCGNITEDDPCPICKDKTRDQSRVLVVERSRDIMAMERMKEYHGLYHVLHGTISPSEGTGPQDINLESLLKRLEAHKEIQEVIVATNASLDGETTAQYLAHLIKPAGIKVTRLAHGLSAGADIDYTDEVTLFRAVQGRTEM, from the coding sequence ATGCAGTACCCAGAACCGATTGCCCGTTTAATCGATAGCTACATGAAGCTGCCGGGAATCGGGGAGAAATCTGCCACCCGGCTCGCCTTTTACACCTTGGGCATGTCCGATGCGGACGTGGATAACTTTGCCAAGTCGTTAAGGGCCGTTAAGCGCGACTTGCACTACTGCAGCGTGTGCGGGAACATTACCGAAGACGACCCGTGTCCCATTTGTAAGGATAAGACCCGTGACCAAAGCCGGGTCTTGGTGGTGGAACGGTCCAGAGACATTATGGCCATGGAACGGATGAAGGAATACCACGGCCTTTACCACGTCTTACACGGGACGATATCGCCAAGCGAAGGGACGGGCCCCCAAGACATTAACTTGGAGAGCCTCTTAAAGCGCCTTGAAGCGCATAAGGAAATCCAAGAGGTGATCGTGGCCACCAACGCTTCTTTAGACGGGGAAACCACCGCCCAGTACTTGGCCCACTTGATTAAGCCAGCTGGGATCAAAGTAACCCGCTTAGCCCATGGTTTATCAGCGGGGGCGGACATTGATTACACTGATGAAGTGACCCTCTTCCGGGCGGTTCAAGGGCGAACGGAGATGTAA